One stretch of Macrotis lagotis isolate mMagLag1 chromosome 7, bilby.v1.9.chrom.fasta, whole genome shotgun sequence DNA includes these proteins:
- the ARL4A gene encoding ADP-ribosylation factor-like protein 4A, producing the protein MRSRAGGRGGAGAEPWQRAGPRLRSSPRSQARLPELSGGARGGGGAGAELGACARGPPWAAGPGPRAAAAMGNGLSEPGPGLLGGLAAFRRFHIVILGLDCAGKTTVLYRLQLGEFVNTVPTKGFNAEKVRVTLGGARTVTFHFWDVGGQEKLRPLWKSYTRRTDGIVFVVDSVDVERLDEAKTELHRIARLPENQGVPLLLVANKQDLRHSLPPAELARRLALAELAAATPWHLQPTCAIIGDGLREGLDKLHQMILRRRKTQRQQRRKR; encoded by the exons ATGAGGAGCCGCGCCGGGGGAAGGGGCGGGGCCGGCGCAGAGCCGTGGCAGCGGGCCGGCCCGAGGCTCCGGAGCTCGCCCCGCTCCCAGGCTCGCCTTCCGGAGCTCTCCGGCGGGGCGcgggggggcggcggggccggagCGGAGCTCGG CGCGTGTGCCCGGGGGCCCCCttgggcggcggggccgggccccCGGGCCGCCGCGGCCATGGGCAACGGGCTGTCGGAGCCCGGGCCCGGGCTGCTGGGCGGCCTGGCCGCCTTCCGGCGCTTCCACATCGTGATCCTGGGCCTGGACTGCGCCGGCAAGACCACGGTGCTGTACCGCCTGCAGCTGGGCGAGTTCGTCAACACGGTGCCCACCAAGGGCTTCAACGCCGAGAAGGTGCGCGTGACGCTGGGCGGCGCCCGGACCGTGACCTTCCACTTCTGGGACGTGGGCGGCCAGGAGAAGCTGCGGCCGCTCTGGAAGTCGTACACGCGGCGCACCGACGGCATCGTCTTCGTGGTGGACTCGGTGGACGTGGAGCGGCTGGACGAGGCCAAGACGGAGCTGCACCGCATCGCGCGGCTGCCCGAGAACCAGGGCGTGCCGCTGCTGCTGGTGGCCAACAAGCAGGACCTGCGCCACTCGCTGCCGCCCGCCGAGCTGGCGCGCCGCCTGGCGCTGGCCGAGCTGGCGGCCGCCACGCCCTGGCACCTGCAGCCCACCTGCGCCATCATCGGCGACGGGCTGCGCGAGGGGCTGGACAAGCTGCACCAGATGATCCTGCGCCGCCGCAAGACGCAGCGCCAGCAGCGCCGCAAGCGATGA